One window from the genome of Schistocerca piceifrons isolate TAMUIC-IGC-003096 chromosome 1, iqSchPice1.1, whole genome shotgun sequence encodes:
- the LOC124777527 gene encoding uncharacterized protein LOC124777527, with the protein MRAFAPALLSALVFIQVDSAVNILKELRRNGGSLSWVLELQVRSHPEYTNKKEYRSRNPPIHVKGITQEEVDHAATRKQLLTTADRRTNTFLDTKALDVTRQRPEGTDAQTERIKSGNAPGIERTLAQNETEHTATQSQLLASGETRTSAPLETKLLEAAQEQNAGTDPQAGRRQFGNVQGNEKALAQTETELTATQKQVLVADNSRNNTFLRTKVLNIDEERPQGIDSHTERRQGGNLPRSEEAVAQNETERTATKKQVPLDGDRRTSTFLETEPLGATQERTLSSDIKPESRQNGNSQGSEGALAKTDTEYTTTQTHVLAAGGKRTNTFGESKLPDVTQERPEGTDAQTERRRGGDVPVREEALAQNETEHITTQKKFLADGDRRTNKFLDTKLLVAQERPKGTDAQTERRQGVDVPGKKEALAQNETELTATQKQVPPTGNTRTSAFLEVKPLAASQKRNEGTQDQIEKGQGIQVQENEKALLPSFGGNGSETTLIESGKEMHQVEKDSKEAKSSRTSSQRQAPGSWKATETSQGSDQFTTTENERQIVQGKSQMTRGESDATTEANEVSLAPGKDRTNLKRNNVLMDAVDGAQVAAKAEMNSLEPEKMLRQTTTEEVGVAQKSQLERYGASRSSTDRTAASEGNGVKFTDDLTSGSGFKTSTTGSSLVSQDGGETEVDSSLENPATLRMTTVVDEMQVLLQADATTAGGGDYGAQVAAKAEMNSLEPEEVLRQTTTEEVGVPQTSQLERYGASRISTDRTASSEGRIRPLAIVSDIGIEDTGLARDSELYDY; encoded by the coding sequence GTGGACTCTGCAGTTAATATCCTGAAAGAATTAAGACGAAACGGAGGAAGCCTTTCTTGGGTGCTGGAACTTCAAGTGCGATCTCATCCCGAGTACACCAACAAGAAAGAATATCGGTCTCGGAACCCACCCATTCACGTGAAAGGTATAACACAGGAGGAGGTGGATCATGCAGCAACACGTAAGCAGCTCCTGACAACTGCTGACAGAAGAACCAACACATTCCTCGATACCAAGGCCCTTGACGTTACTCGACAACGCCCTGAAGGCACAGATGCCCAAACTGAAAGGATAAAGAGTGGTAATGCACCAGGAATTGAGAGAACTCTGGCACAGAATGAGACTGAACATACAGCTACACAAAGTCAGCTGTTGGCTTCTGGTGAAACAAGGACTAGCGCTCCTCTGGAGACCAAACTCCTGGAGGCTGCTCAAGAGCAAAACGCAGGCACAGATCCCCAAGCTGGAAGGAGGCAATTTGGTAATGTACAAGGAAATGAGAAAGCTCTGGCACAAACGGAAACTGAGCTTACAGCAACACAGAAGCAGGTCCTAGTAGCTGATAACAGTAGAAATAACACATTCCTGCGGACCAAAGTCCTTAACATTGACGAAGAACGACCTCAAGGGATAGATTCCCACACTGAAAGGAGACAGGGTGGTAATTTACCAAGAAGTGAGGAAGCTGTAGCACAGAATGAGACTGAGCGTACAGCAACAAAAAAGCAGGTCCCACTTGATGGTGACAGAAGGACCAGCACTTTCCTGGAGACCGAACCGCTTGGGGCTACTCAAGAACGAACTCTTAGCTCAGATATCAAACCCGAAAGTAGACAGAACGGCAACTCACAAGGAAGTGAGGGAGCTCTAGCAAAGACGGATACAGAGTATACAACAACACAAACGCACGTCCTGGCAGCTGGTGGGAAAAGAACCAACACATTCGGAGAGAGCAAACtccctgatgttactcaagaaCGACCTGAAGGTACAGATGCCCAAACTGAAAGGAGACGGGGTGGTGATGTACCAGTACGTGAGGAAGCCCTAGCACAGAATGAGACTGAGCATATAACAACACAAAAGAAATTCCTAGCAGATGGTGACCGTAGAACCAACAAATTTTTAGATACCAAACTCCTTGTTGCTCAAGAAAGACCTAAGGGCACAGATGCTCAAACCGAAAGGAGACAGGGTGTTGATGTACCAGGAAAGAAGGAAGCTCTCGCGCAGAATGAGACTGAGCTTACAGCAACACAAAAGCAGGTCCCACCAACTGGTAACACAAGGACCAGCGCTTTCCTCGAGGTCAAACCCCTTGCGGCTTCTCAGAAACGAAATGAAGGCACACAGGACCAAATTGAAAAGGGACAGGGTATTCaggtacaagaaaatgaaaaagcTCTGTTGCCATCATTTGGCGGTAATGGTTCAGAGACTACCTTGATAGAAAGTGGGAAAGAAATGCATCAAGTCGAAAAGGATTCTAAAGAGGCAAAGAGCTCGAGAACCAGCTCGCAGCGACAGGCACCAGGCTCGTGGAAAGCCACTGAGActtcacaaggaagtgatcagttTACAACAACGGAAAATGAACGCCAGATTGTTCAGGGTAAATCTCAAATGACCAGAGGAGAGAGTGATGCAACTACAGAAGCAAATGAGGTTTCCTTGGCACCTGGAAAGGATCGAACTAATCTGAAAAGGAACAACGTGTTGATGGATGCTGTAGATGGAGCACAAGTGGCTGCCAAAGCTGAAATGAACAGTCTGGAGCCAGAGAAAATGCTGAGGCAGACAACCACAGAGGAGGTCGGGGTAGCCCAAAAAAGCCAACTGGAGCGCTATGGGGCATCTCGGAGTAGCACAGACCGAACTGCAGCCTCAGAAGGGAACGGAGTAAAATTTACGGATGATTTAACGAGCGGCAGCGGGTTCAAAACAAGCACTACAGGAAGTTCTCTTGTGTCACAAGATGGCGGTGAAACTGAAGTGGATTCGAGTTTGGAAAATCCTGCCACACTCAGGATGACAACGGTAGTGGACGAGATGCAGGTACTACTGCAGGCCGACGCTACAACGGCGGGCGGAGGCGACTACGGAGCACAAGTGGCTGCCAAAGCTGAAATGAACAGTCTGGAGCCAGAGGAAGTGCTGAGGCAGACAACCACAGAAGAGGTCGGGGTGCCCCAAACAAGCCAACTGGAGCGCTATGGGGCATCTCGGATTAGCACAGACCGAACTGCATCCTCAGAAGGGAGGATACGGCCTCTCGCTATTGTCTCTGATATAGGGATAGAGGACACGGGCTTAGCCAGAGACAGTGAGCTGTACGACTACTGA